The genomic DNA TTCAAAGAACATATTTTCTTCAAGACCTTGCAGTTCTTCCACGGTGGTGACGCCGAATTCTTTTAGGCGGGAAATAACCGATTGCACCAGTTCTTCGGGGGCGGAGGCGCCGGCTGTGACGCCAATAGTTTGCACGCCGTCAAACCAGTTGGCTTGAATGTCATTCGGGTCATCAATCAATTTTGATGCCACACCCATGCGCGAAGCCAGTTCTGCCAATCGGTTAGAGTTCGAGGAATTTTTAGAGCCGACCACGACAACCAAATCCGATTGTTTCGCCAATTCGCGCACCGCCTGTTGACGGTTGGTTGTGGCGTAGCAAATGTCATTTTTATGCGGACCTTGAATCGCAGGATATTTTTCTTTTAAAGCGGTGATAGTCTCCGCCGCGTCATCTAAAGACAGCGTGGTTTGCGTCATAAAAGTTAAATCATCATCCTGCTGCACCGGCAAATGCGCAATGTCTTCCACGCTTTCGATTAAATAAATGCCGCCCTCTTGGTTGCCATATTGCCCCATAGTGCCTTCCACCTCAGGGTGGCCTTTATGCCCGATTAAAATCGCCTTAGTGCCTTTTCGACTGGCGCGGGCCACTTGCATATGCACTTTCGTCACCAATGGGCAAGTGGCGTCAAATACTTTGAGATTGCGGTCTTTGGCTTCTTGACGCACCGCTTGGGACACGCCGTGGGCGGAGAAAATCACAATGGCGCCGTCCGGCACTTCGTTTAATTCTTCCACAAAAATGGCGCCGCGCTCACGCAAGCCGTTCACAACAAAACGGTTATGCACCACTTCATGACGCACATAAATAGGTGCCCCGTGAATTTCTAACGCTAATTCCACAATACTGATCGCACGATCAACGCCGGCGCAGAAACCGCGCGGATTAGCTAAAATAATTTTCATTATTTCTGTTCCTGTTTTTTACCCTGCTTGAATGCGTCTAAAGCAATCAACGCGGCCCCCACACAAATGGCAATATCTGCCACGTTAAACACGGGATAATGCCAATCCCGCCAATAAAAATCGAAGAAATCGATTACATAACCGTTGTAAGCACGATCTACCGCATTCGCCAACGCGCCGCCGATAATCAGCGCATAAGCCGCATTTTGCAATTTCTGACCGACCTCACTTTTCGCCATAAAATAAAGCAACATACAGGAAATCACGACAGCCAAACCGATAAAAAAGAATTTTTGCCAGCCGTCATGCTCTGCCAGAAAACTGAATGCCGCGCCATAATTTCGCACATAAGTAAGATTAAAGACAGGCAGAATGTTCACGCTTTCATACAAATCAAATTTTTGTACTACGATATATTTCGTCAGCAAATCAAGCACAAAAGCCAGTAGGCTAAGCCATAAAAAGGAAAGTCCGGATTTTGGTGTTTTCGTCATAAGTTCGTTAAATAATCTTTATTATAAAAAATAATAAAAGTGCGGTTGATTTTAACCGCACTTTTCCTTATGCGTTACTGCATGATTAAGCGAAATGTCTCACTTCGCCGTTACCTGCAACGTTTTCTACGCAACGCGGGCAAAGTGTCGGATGTTCCGGATTCACGCCGATTTTGTCGGAATAATGCCAGCAACGTGGGCATTTTTCGCCGTGAGAACGTGCTACGCTTACCGCAATCCCCTCTAACTCGCCTGCCGCCACATCCGCCGGTTTATCCGCCAATGCTTTCACTTCCGCTTTTGAGGTAATTAATACGAAACGTAATTCATCGCCTAATTGTTCCAACAAGGTACGATATTCATCGTTAGCGTAAACGGTGACTTCCGCTTCTAAACCGCCACCGATCACTTTGTCGTTACGGGCAATTTCTAATACGCGGTTTACTTCGGAACGTACTTTAATCAGTTGTTGCCAGTAAGCATCATCTAATTTTTCGTTCTCGCCTAAACCAAATAAGCCTTCGTAGAATTCTTCAGTGAAGACGAATTCTGCACGTGTCGTCGCCGTTTGTGGCAAGTAGCCCCAAACTTCATCCGCCGTAAAGGAAAGAATTGGTGCCATCCAACGTACCAACGCTTCGGCAATGTGCCATAATGCTGTTTGGCAACTACGGCGCGCAAGGCTGTCCGCTTTGGTGGTGTATTGACGGTCTTTGATAATATCAAGGTAGAACGAGCCCATTTCCACCGAACAGAAACGCATTAAGCGTTGCACCACGGCGTGGAATTGATAGTTATCATAAGCGTCTTTGATTTCGTTTTGTGCTTCTAATGCACAAGCCACCGCCCAACGATCCAAGCTAATCATCTCTTCCGGTTTCACCGCATCACGTTGTGGGTCAAAACCGTTTAAGTTCGCTAACAAGAAACGTGCCGTGTTACGAATACGACGATAGCTGTCTGCCGCACGTTTTAAGATTTCATCGGAAACGGTCATTTCACCGGTATAGTCGGTAGAAGCCACCCATAAACGTAAAATGTCGCCACCGAATTTATCCATCACTTCTTGTGGCGTCACGATGTTACCGATAGATTTTGACATCTTACGGCCTTGACCATCCACGGTGAAGCCGTGAGTTAATACTTGTTTGTATGGCGCTTTGCTGTCTGTTGCGGTAGAAAGCATTAAAGAAGACATAAACCAACCACGGTGTTGGTCGGAACCTTCTAAATACATATCAATATCTTGACCGTTAAATTCCGGGCGATTCGCCACCACAGAAGAATAGGTTGATCCTGAGTCAAACCATACGTCAAGGGTATCAGGCACTTTGCGATAGGTTTCTGCATCCGCACCTAATAATTCTTTTTCATCTAAATCCCACCATGCTTGAATACCGGCTTTCTCTACACGTTTCGCCACTTCTTCAAGTAGCTCTAAGGTACGCGGATGAAGTTCTTCGGTTTCTTTGTGCACGAATAAGGTCATCGGCACGCCCCAAGTACGTTGACGGGAAATACACCAGTCAGGGCGGTTTTCCACCATTTTTTCGATACGTGCTTGACCCCAATCCGGAATCCAACGAACTTGTTTGATTTCACCTAAGGCTTGTTGGCGTAAACCTTGCGTTTCCATACCGATAAACCATTGTGGTGTTGCACGGAAAATAATCGGGGTTTTATGGCGCCAGCAGTGTGGGTAGCTGTGTTTGATTTTCTCAACTTTTAATAAATTGCCTGTTTCTTGTAATTTTTCAACCACTAATGGATTGGCTTCAAATACGCCTTTGCCGGCAAAGAATTCGGTAGTGGAAATAAATTTACCGTCATTAGACACAAGGCCAGCCATCGGTAAGTCATATTGTTTACCCACGATAAAGTCGTCTAAACCGTGATCCGGTGCGGTATGTACTAAACCGGTACCGCCGTCGGTAGTCACATGATCGCCTAAAATAATCGGCACGGTGAAATTGTAGAACGGGTGATGAAAGCGTAATAACTCGAGATCTTTGCCTTTTGCGGAACCTAAGATTTTCACCTTCTCCACGCCAATCGCTTTCGCCACATCGTCCACCAAATCGGCAGCTAAAATCACGCGCTCGTCGCCTAATTGCACAAGCTGATATTCCAACTCCGCATTCACGGAAATGGCACGGTTGGACGGCATGGTCCAAGGGGTTGTGGTCCAAATCACGGCAGACAGCTTGCCGCTGCCTTTGCCGACGGCGTTAAATTTACCCTCAATTTCCACCGCACTTTCCGCCGGGAAACGCACATAAATGGACGGCGACACGCGGTCTTCATATTCCACTTCCGCTTCCGCCAAAGACGAACCGCAATCCAAGCACCAATGCACCGGCTTGGAGCCTTTATATAAATGCCCGTTGGCGATCACTTTGCCCAGAGTGCGGATAATGTTGGCTTCAGTGTTGAAATTCATGGTCAGATACGGATTATCCCAATCGCCCAACACGCCGAGGCGCACGAAGTCTTTTTTCTGACCTTCCACCTGTTCTGCCGCATATTCACGGCATTTTTGACGAAATTCCGCCGCTGAAATTTTCTCGTTCGGTTTGCCCACTAAGCCTTCTACTTTCAATTCAATCGGCAAGCCGTGGCAGTCCCAACCCGGAATATAAGGAGAATCAAAACCTAATGCGGTTTTGGATTTAACAATAATATCTTTCAGAATTTTATTCACCGCATGGCCGATATGAATGCTACCGTTCGCATACGGAGGGCCATCGTGTAAAATAAAGGACTTTTTGCCTTTTGAGGCTTCACGAATTTTTTGATACAACTGTTTTTCGTACCAGTTTTTTAACATCACAGGCTCGCGTTTGGCTAAATCACCACGCATCGGAAAGCCCGTTTCGGGAAGGTTAAGGGTATTTTTATAATCAGTCATTTTATATTCCAGTGTTATGTAAAAATTAAAATTTGTATTCTAAAAAGTGCGGTCGGTTTTAAAGATGTTTTTCGCCGTTTCCACATCCTTCGCAATTTGATCTTTTAAATCGTCAAAAGACGCAAATTTCATTTCATTGCGGATTTTATGGCATAGCTCGACTTCCAACCATTGTCCATAAATATCGCCTTGAAAATCAAACAAATGCGCTTCTAGTAATTGATTCACACCGTTGATGGTCGGGCGGGTGCCGATGTTCGCGACCCCATTAAAAAACGCGCCGGATTTTAACCGCACTCTAACCGCGTAAACCCCTTTCACCGGATTCACCTGACGATGCAAGCGAATGTTCGCAGTAGGAAAGCCGATGGTGCGACCAAGCTGATTGCCATGAATCACGCGACCTAAAATACGATAAGGACGCCCAAGTAATTTTTCCGCTAACGTTAAATCATCATTTGCCAACGCTTCGCGAATCGCTGTACTGCTGATTCGCAGCTCATCCAAGCAAAAGCTACGGTTATCTTCGACGGTAAAACCAAACTTTTCACCGGCTTGTTGCAACATAGCAAAATTGCCTTGGCGTTTGGCACCGAATTTGAAATCATCGCCGATACTCAAAAACTTAACGTTTAATTTGCGCACCAACCAATCTTCTATAAATTGCTCAGCCGGCATGCCCGCAAAAGTGCGGTCGAATTTTGCCACGATGACAATGTTCACGCCCGCTTGTTTGAGATAATACAATTTGTCACGCAAACGCATTAAGCGCGCGGGGGCTTTGTCACTCAGAAAATATTCTCGCGGCTGGGGTTCAAACAACATAACCGCCATAGGCAAGTTCAGCTCGTCCGCTTTTTGGCGTAAATGGCGCAAAATCGCCTGATGCCCTAAATGCACCCCGTCAAAATTGCCAATTGTCAATGTGCAACCTTGCAAATTGTGCGGTAAATTTCCCAAGCCACGAAAGAGTTGCATTACATCTGTTCCATTAAATTTCAATCAAAAAATATTTCGGTATTATACGCATAAATCCATGCGCCACAAAAACTAATTTGCGGCTAATTAGCCCCGCTTAAATGCTGTTTCCGAATACCCAACAACAGCAACATTCCACCGTAAACTATCGCGGCTAAAACAATCAACCAAGCCAACCAATATACCCGGTTGAAAAAGCTCATGGCATTCCATTCGATCAAGCTTGGGCTGTTATACCAAACCAACAACCCCATCATGGCAGCAGCGCAAAAAACTTTTAGAAAAAACACCGCACTTTGACGGCTGAAATGATAGATATCCGCTTTCGCCAAGCCACGATAAAGCAAGAAAGCGTTTAACGTCGCCGACATGGCAGAGGCAATTGCCAAGCCCACGTAGCTGAAAGGAATTGCTAACAGATTGAATGCCATGTTGCTCACCATGGCGATGATGCCGATTTTCACCGGCGTTTTGGTATCTTGGCGGGCGTAATAACCGTTGGCCAAAATCTTGATTAACATGAAGCTCAGAAGCCCTGCGTTAAAGCCCCACAGGGAATAAGAGGCGGCCTGAACATCGTTAAAGGTAAAGCTACCGCGCATAAACAGCACGAGCAACATCGGTTGCGCCAACACGGCAATGCCGATCATGGCAGGCACGCCGAGCAATAAAATCATGCGTACGCCCCAGTCCATTGTGTTGCGAAAATCCACCGCACTTTTGGCATTATCGTCACGGTTCACATGGTGGCGGGCAAGGGTCGGCAAAATCACCGTAGAAATGGCGATACCGAACAACCCAAGAGGAAACTCTAACAAGCGGTCGGAATAATACAGCCAGCTGATGGAGCCCGTCATTAAGAAACTGGCGATAAAGGTATCAAGCAGCAAGTTGATTTGGCTCACGGAAACACCGAATAAGGCGGGAATCATCAGTGTGCGGATTTTCTTCACGCCTTCGTCATGCCACGCCCATTTGGGTTTTACTAATAATTTGGCTTGATATAAGAAAGGCAGTTGAAACAAAAATTGTAATAAACCGCCGAGAAAGATCCCGATAGCCAAGCCTAAATCCGGATTTTCCAACTGCGGTGCCAGCCAAAGTGCGGTGGCAATCATGGCAATATTGAGTAACACCGGCGAGAACGACATCACGCCGAATTTGCCGATGGTATTGAGAATCGCACCGGACAGCGCAACGAAGGTCACGAACCATAAATAAGGAAAGGTGATTTTGAGCAACAACGAGGCTTGCGTGAATTTTTCCGCATTTGGCCCGTCATTCAACCAATCCACAAACCAACCTGTTCCGAAAATGGCCGCAACCACCGGCGAGCCGATCATCGCTAATAACGTAACGACCGTGACCAAGCCTCCTAAGGTGCCCGACACTTTGCCGATAAATTCACGGGTTTTGGATAAATCACCGGATTTTTGATACTCCGCCAATACCGGCACAAACGCTTGTGAAAACGCCCCTTCGGCGAATAATCGACGGAGAAAATTAGGAATACGATTAGCGAACAAAAACACATCCGCCGCTGCACCGGCACCGATTAAATTGGCAATCACTACATCGCGAACTAACCCCAATACACGGGATACCAACGTCATGGCGCTCACGATAATGCCCGATTTTAATAACCTCTTACTCAAAATACTGCACTCTATAAAAATAAAATTTGCCTAATTGTATAGAAATTTCGTTTTTACGCTATATTCTAAGGGAAAAAACTGTTAAAATCCCGCGCACATCGTTTGGTGAGCCTATTTAGAAAGAGCTTGTTAAGAATAACGATGCCTACTTCGGTTGTGTCTCACCGAAATCAACACAAAATTCCCGTTGACAAATGTATAAGAAATCGGCATATTTACGCCCCTATTTTGTCACTATTAACTAACAGAAATTTTTAGGAGTTTGACCTTGGCTAATATCAAGTCAGCAAAAAAACGTGCGGTTCAATCTGAAAAACGCCGTCAACACAACGCAAGCCAACGCTCTATGATGCGTACTTACATCAAAAAAGTTTATGCTCAAGTAGCAGCGGGCGAGAAAGTAGCAGCTGAAGCAGCATTCGTTGAAATGCAAAAAGTTGTTGACCGCATGGCTTCTAAAGGCTTAATCCACGCTAACAAAGCAGCCAACCACAAATCTAAATTAGCTGCACAAATCAAAAAATTAGCCTAATTTTTGCCTTATTATTTAAAGAGAAACCGCTCAAATGAGCGGTTTTTTGTTTTCATTGAAATGGTAAAAATGTCGGTAAAAATCACCGCACTTTGCCTATCTCACTCTCCTACGCCGCTGATGAAATAATTTACTTCTCGATTGCGTGGTCTTATTTCTCAATACAGGCGTTTTTTCTACCACATGAATACGGCTACGGCGGTAGTGGCTGAGGAAATAATGCAGACTGCTGGCAAACAACACGCCCACTAAAAACACAATAATAATTTCACCATATAAACGATGAAAAATCTGATTAATTTTGCTTTTTGTCGATTGCCCGTATTTAGCATCAAAAGTCATGCGTAGAAAGCCTTCTACACCGTTAGACGAATAAATCGGTTCGACGATTTGTTGTGAGTCTGCCTCTTTGTCTTCCTGTTTATCTAGTCCCAATAAACTTCGCATATCAGGGGAATTCGTACTTTGCGCCAATAATTCACCATTACGCGCATAAAGTGCGGCATCCAACACAAATTCTTCTTTTACAAAGTTATCCAAATTTTCCACCAGTCGTTCGGTTTTCGCGTTATTGACCAATAACATCGAGAACAAACTGGCTTGTTGACGCGTCAGTAAATGGGATACATTCGCCACTTGGTTTACGCTAGAAAGTTGTGAACCGATTTTGAACTGTTTTACGCCAAATAAAATGACTGCCATGATGCCCGCGCATAACAAAACAATGCCGAAGAACATCATAAATTTAATCATTTTTTCTTTTACTAAATGCAAGTTATTTTCCCCAAAAGTGAATAAGTAAGCTAGAATAAACCGCCTTTTGAAAACCGCTACAATTTACAGGATTTTTATGCAAACACAAAATCTGACAGACATCCTCAATCACTTTCCATCTCTCCCGGCACCATTGCTTGCCGACCAACCTTGTGAGTCGGCGCAGGCGTTTATTCTCTACTCCGACAACCTAAATCTCTCAAAGTTACAGACTTTTCAGCAAAAGTGCGGTGAAAATTTTTTGTGTTTTGCCGCTTGGAATGTGTTGCATAACACCGTGGTGTTGCTCAAAGGCGAGTGGAAATCGGAATGGATTGGTATTGCCCATGAATTAGCACTGGATATTGCGCCGCTAAACTTTTACGCCAGTTTGAAGCAAGCGGGATTATTGGTGATGGACATGGATTCCACCGCCATCCAAATTGAATGTATCGATGAAATCGCCAAACTTGCCGGCACCGGCGATATGGTTTCCGCCATTACGGAACGCGCCATGCGTGGTGAACTCGATTTTAGTCAAAGCCTGCGCCAACGGGTTGCTACCTTAAAAGATGCACCGGAAGGCATTTTGCAAGAGGTCAAACAACATTTACCGCTGATGCCGGGATTGGTCGAAACGGTCAAAGAACTCAAAAATCACGGCTGGAAAGTAGCCATTGCTTCCGGTGGATTTACCTATTTTGCCGAAGTATTACAACAAAAACTCGGCTTAGATTTTATTGCCGCCAATCAATTCGAGATTATTGACGGCAAACTTACAGGCAACGTACAAGGCACCATTGTGGATGCGCAATACAAAGCGCAAACCTTACAACAGTTGGCACAACAATTTAACATTGCCATAGAAAACACCGTTGCCATCGGCGACGGCGCCAATGATCTCGCCATGATGCAAGTTGCCGATGTCGGCGTGGCTTATCACGCTAAACCAAAAGTACAACAATTGGCGCAAGTTATCGTCAATTTCACCGATTTAACCGCACTTTTATGTATTTTAAGTGCAAACGACAAAATTAAATAAGGAGAAAACCATGCCATCATTCGACATTGTTTCCGAAATCAGCGGACACGAAATCCGCAACGCCGTGGAAAACGCCAACCGCGAACTCACCAACCGTTGGGACTTCCGTAACGTACAAGCCGCAATTGAATTTAACGAAAAAAATGAAAGCATTAAAGTGAGCAGCGAATCGGATTTCCAAGTGGAGCAACTCATCGACATCTTACGTAACGCGTGTATTAAACGTAACATCGAATCCACTTCCTTGGATATTCCTGCCGACTATGAACACAGCGGCAAAACGTACAGCAAAGAAATCAAGCTGAAACAAGGCATTGAAACCGACATGGCGAAAAAGATCACCAAGCTGATCAAAGATTCCAAAATCAAAGTCCAAAGCCAAATCCAAGGCGAGCAAGTCCGTGTTACCGGTAAATCCCGCGATGATTTACAAGCCGTGATTCAACTCGTCAAAACCGCCGAACTGGGACAACCATTCCAATTCAATAATTTCCGCGATTAAAAACGCGTTCAAAAACGACCGCACTTTAGATAATTAAAGTGCGGTTTCCTCTTCCCTTCATTGAGAAAAAACCGACTTTCCGCTACAATACGCCACTATTTTTATTCACGTAAACAGACTATGTCAGAAATTAAGTTAATCGTTGGGCTTGGCAATCCCGGCGATAAATACGCAGACACCCGCCACAATGCCGGAGAATGGTTAATTGCACGCTTAGCACGGCGGTTTGATGTCACATTAAATGCGGAGAATAAGTTTTCCGGTTATGTGGGAAAAACACTGATTAATAGCAAAGAAATCCGCTTTTTGGTGCCGATGACATTTATGAATTTAAGCGGCAAAGCGGTAGGCGCATTGGCGAATTTTTATCGTATCAAGCCGGAAGAAATTTTAGTCCTGCATGATGAGTTAGATTTACCGCCCGGTAGCGTTAAACTGAAATTAGGCGGCGGACATGGCGGACACAACGGCTTAAAAGATATTGTCGCCGCATTGGGCAATAACAATAATTTTTATCGTCTGCGCATTGGGATTGGTCACCCGGGACATCGTGATTTGGTGGCGGGTTATGTGTTAAACAAACCGTCCCCCAGTGAGCGCGAAGCACTTGAAAAAGCCTTGGATGAAGCCGCAAATTGCGTGGAACTGCTTTTCAAAGACGGCATCGTCAAAGCCACTAATCGACTGAATAGTTTTAAAATTTAGGGGAAAAACCATGAAAAAAAGTACTTTAGTCATCATCGCAAGCATTGTTATATCAGGATGTTCTGCCAAAGCGGTACTTGTTCAGAAAAAGGTTAATTACAACCCGAAAGAAGAAGCTCGAGTTCGTGTATATCAATCTAATGGAAATGGAACAACCAAAGTTGTTAGTGATCTAACGTGCAAAGATGTACAAAACGATAGAAAAAAAGCCGTCAGCCAAAACCCTTTCCATCGTGACAATAGACATAATGGTTTACCAAAAAGAACCTTAAAAAGCGTGAGTGTAGGCATTCCCCTCACAGAACAAAGCGCAAAAGCACTAGAACGTTCAAGCTATTTTGAGACGGATTCTTTTATTGAGCAAGTCATTCCTGCCAACGTGCCCACCATTATACGAGGAAGCGAGTATTTCGTCGCCAGCTGTCAAATTATTGGAGAATTCACTCCTCAAGCGGGAAAAGACTATGAAATTCAATACGGTTCTGACAGCAAATATTGCAGAATGTTTATTCATGAGATCGAGCCATTATCAAATCAAAAAGATACAAAAATTCAAGCACATCTAGGAAAAGAAGTTCGATACAAAAAATGCGATCTTCACTAATATTTAAGTCAAAATAGGAAAAATTATGGGATTCAAATGTGGTATCGTGGGCCTGCCGAATGTGGGCAAATCCACACTTTTCAACGCCTTAACCAAAGCCGGCATTGAAGCGGCAAACTATCCGTTTTGCACCATTGAGCCAAATACCGGCGTGGTGCCAATGCCGGATCCGCGTTTAGACGCCTTAGCAGAAATCGTCAAACCTGAACGCGTATTGCCAACCACCATGGAATTTGTGGATATTGCAGGTTTGGTGGCCGGTGCAAGTAAAGGCGAAGGTTTGGGCAACAAATTCTTAGCCAATATCCGTGAAACGGACGCCATCGGCCATGTCGTACGTTGTTTTGAAAACGATGACATCGTACACGTTGCGGGCAAGATCGATCCGTTAAATGATATTGAAACCATCAACACCGAACTGGCGTTAGCCGATTTAGACAGCTGTGAACGCGCCATTCAACGTTTACAAAAACGTGCTAAAGGCGGCGATAAAGACGCGAAATTCGAGCTTTCCGTGATGGAAAAAATCTTACCGGTACTTTCTGAAGCGGGCATGATTCGTTCTGTGCCGTTAGACAAAGACGAGTTATTGGCAATCAAAAGCTACAATTTCTTAACCTTAAAACCGACCATGTACATCGCTAACGTGAACGAAGACGGTTTTGAAAATAACCCATACCTCGATAAAGTCCGCGAATTTGCCGAAAAAGAAGGCTCTGTCGTGGTGCCGGTGTGTGCCGCAATTGAAGCGGAAATCGCTGAATTGGATGATGATGAAAAGCTCGAGTTCTTACAAGATCTCGGCATTGAAGAGCCGGGCTTAAACCGTGTCATTCGTGCCGGTTATGCT from Aggregatibacter aphrophilus ATCC 33389 includes the following:
- the ychF gene encoding redox-regulated ATPase YchF; its protein translation is MGFKCGIVGLPNVGKSTLFNALTKAGIEAANYPFCTIEPNTGVVPMPDPRLDALAEIVKPERVLPTTMEFVDIAGLVAGASKGEGLGNKFLANIRETDAIGHVVRCFENDDIVHVAGKIDPLNDIETINTELALADLDSCERAIQRLQKRAKGGDKDAKFELSVMEKILPVLSEAGMIRSVPLDKDELLAIKSYNFLTLKPTMYIANVNEDGFENNPYLDKVREFAEKEGSVVVPVCAAIEAEIAELDDDEKLEFLQDLGIEEPGLNRVIRAGYALLNLQTYFTAGVKEVRAWTVSVGATAPKAAAVIHTDFEKGFIRAEVIAYDDFIQYKGENGAKDAGKWRLEGKDYIVQDGDVMHFRFNV